The following are from one region of the Hemitrygon akajei chromosome 6, sHemAka1.3, whole genome shotgun sequence genome:
- the lin7c gene encoding protein lin-7 homolog C: MALVMEPIRLDRDVTRAIELLEKLQRSGEVPPQKLQALQRVLQSEFCIAVREVYEHVYETVDINSSPEVRANATAKATVAAFAASEGHSHPRVVELPKTDEGLGFNIMGGKEQNSPIYISRIIPAGIADRHGGLKRGDQLLSVNGVSVEGEHHEKAVELLKAAHGTVKLVVRYTPKVLEEMESRFEKMRSAKRRQQINY, from the exons ATGGCGCTGGTGATGGAACCGATCCGGCTGGACAGAG ATGTGACTCGAGCTATTGAATTACTGGAGAAGTTGCAAAGGAGTGGAGAGGTACCACCCCAGAAACTACAAGCTTTGCAAAGAGTGCTTCAAAGTGAATTCTGCATTGCTGTGCGGGAA GTTTATGAACATGTTTATGAGACTGTGGATATTAACAGTAGTCCAGAAGTGAGAGCCAATGCCACTGCAAAG GCAACAGTGGCAGCATTTGCTGCCAGTGAAGGTCATTCACATCCAAGAGTTGTGGAATTGCCCAAAACAGATGAAGGTCTAGGATTCAATATAATGGGAGGAAAAGAGCAAAACTCTCCCATTTACATCTCACGCATAATTCCTGCTGGCATTGCTGATCGACATGGAGGGCTGAAACGTGGAGATCAACTCTTATCAGTAAATGGTGTG AGTGTTGAAGGGGAACACCATGAAAAAGCAGTTGAACTCCTGAAAGCTGCCCATGGAACTGTTAAATTGGTTGTTAGATACACACCAAAAGTCCTGGAAGAAATGGAATCAAGGTTTGAAAAAATGAGATCAGCGAAACGCAGGCAGCAAATCAACTATTAA